From a region of the Helicoverpa armigera isolate CAAS_96S chromosome 14, ASM3070526v1, whole genome shotgun sequence genome:
- the LOC110375342 gene encoding microvitellogenin — MYSITNWKNAKKPNYNTNVDKLFPYSEVPYLGEYNLVKIPVSLNNLIQHVDYWGEGRIVSEGGITGFTNCYNVHHQYHVVSGGADRDSKIPNRIPVASCSECDTSAYIRDNSVITVTVTDASRINTNCAKDIARIVNNDLGRVVVYGSQPDSGEILILTMELQKRALYACPDADLFEDLQGLKFVSHVAFLNKLESINYLYKNITNSNYERAIMATRSLADVAGGQIIDRLINDAPRTAMSYAYKLWNGGARDVVRNYFPKPFQHIFNEDAVTIANLKFRQPLKLDVHKDSYGDRLVWGDNACDLSSERVSWKLIPVWDNDGVTFKLYNIDCNMYLKLDVNVDNIGDRKAWGSNNSDELRHRYYLEPGFKNGSLVFHIVNCKYNQGLKLAVAVDGYGDRLLWGHGYEGDIDDNRLCWNIQAF, encoded by the coding sequence ATGTATTCCATTACCAACTGGAAGAACGCAAAGAAACCAAACTACAACACAAATGTGGATAAATTATTCCCGTATTCCGAGGTTCCTTACCTAGGAGAGTACAACTTGGTGAAAATACCAGTTTCCCTCAACAACCTGATTCAACATGTGGACTACTGGGGCGAGGGTAGAATTGTTTCCGAGGGCGGTATCACTGGGTTCACTAACTGCTACAACGTCCATCATCAGTACCACGTGGTGAGCGGTGGCGCCGACCGGGACAGTAAGATACCGAACAGGATCCCCGTCGCCAGCTGCTCCGAGTGCGACACCAGCGCCTACATCAGAGACAACTCCGTCATCACCGTCACCGTCACGGACGCGTCACGCATCAACACCAACTGTGCCAAGGATATCGCACGCATTGTCAACAATGATCTTGGCAGAGTAGTTGTGTATGGAAGTCAACCTGATTCAGGAGAGATATTAATTCTCACCATGGAACTACAAAAAAGAGCTCTTTACGCCTGTCCAGATGCCGATCTATTTGAAGATCTTCAAGGCTTAAAGTTTGTCAGCCATGTGGCTTTCCTAAATAAATTggaatcaattaattatttatataaaaacatcaCCAACTCTAACTATGAACGTGCCATCATGGCGACTCGGTCGTTAGCAGACGTGGCTGGAGGACAGATCATCGACAGGCTTATCAATGATGCTCCACGAACTGCCATGTCATACGCGTACAAGTTGTGGAACGGTGGGGCTCGCGATGTGGTTCGTAACTATTTCCCAAAACCATTTCAACACATTTTTAATGAAGACGCTGTGACTATAGCCAACTTGAAATTCCGCCAACCCTTGAAACTTGATGTGCATAAGGATTCCTACGGTGATAGACTAGTTTGGGGTGACAACGCCTGCGACTTGTCCAGTGAGAGAGTGAGCTGGAAACTCATTCCTGTTTGGGACAACGACGGCGTCACCTTCAAGCTGTACAACATTGACTGCAACATGTATCTGAAATTGGACGTGAACGTGGACAATATAGGAGATAGGAAAGCCTGGGGCTCGAACAATTCCGACGAACTCAGACATAGATATTACTTAGAACCCGGATTTAAAAATGGTTCCCTCGTATTCCATATTGTAAACTGTAAATACAATCAAGGACTGAAACTGGCTGTGGCTGTGGACGGATACGGAGACAGACTCCTGTGGGGCCACGGTTATGAGGGCGATATTGATGATAATCGCTTATGCTGGAATATTCAGGCTTTTTAA